One region of Oryza sativa Japonica Group chromosome 5, ASM3414082v1 genomic DNA includes:
- the LOC4338129 gene encoding uncharacterized protein, producing MVSSISMYRGNLHRAGADTDHRWPAPRPTITPSRFRSLLRSRTLSLARLDGAARADSAASSSTSRLADGDAGVDEEEQDEEGMEMEEEEEEEQEQEQEEEDGQNEQQPQEAGEEQDEGAVEDADMDDAGEVLVGGEDAHGNGDAQEGQGESEGFDPNPEGSCLDVIEERKKELSDKLDTLNKKKHDLVQMLKQILNAEEEIRMRTMQASLRTTVPQPSENAADGSSISRLVPRMTVDVNFSDVAGESEAGSNQGTPGRPLHHVHSISPSTASFARSPFGSLQHNSGHTPRSPATFSTASPSRFAATGNQGHPIGHPSISLPGINFVASSPSPAASGGSSSVFRDYRPPNST from the exons ATGGTGTCGTCGATCTCGATGTACCGCGGGAACCTCCACCGGGCCGGGGCCGACACCGACCACCGCtggccggcgccgcgccccacCATCACCCCGTCGCGGTTCCGCAGCCTGCTCCGCAGCCGCACTCTCTCCCTCGCCCGcctcgacggcgcggcgcgggccgactccgcggcctcctcctccacctcccgtcTCGCGGATGGAGACGCGGGGGTggacgaggaggagcaggacGAGGAGGggatggagatggaggaggaggaggaggaggagcaggagcaggagcaggaggaagaggatgggCAAAATGAGCAGCAACCCCAAGAGGCGGGGGAGGAGCAGGATGAGGGGGCAGTGGAGGATGCTGATATGGATGATGCCGGAGAGGTGCTCGTCGGAGGTGAAGATGCCCATGGCAATGGTGATGCTCAAGAAGGTCAAGGCGAAAGCGAAGGCTTTGATCCTAATCCAGAG GGGAGTTGTCTTGATGTAattgaagaaaggaaaaaagaattgAGTGACAAGCTGGATACTTTAAACAAGAAAAAGCATGATCTTGTGCAGATGCTGAAGCAG ATTTTAAATGCTGAAGAAGAAATCAGGATGCGCACCATGCAGGCCTCATTGCGCACTACTGTGCCTCAGCCATCAGAAAACGCAGCCGATGGAAGTTCTATTTCTAGGCTGGTGCCCAGAATGACCGTTGATGTCAATTTTAGTGATGTTGCTGGCGAGTCTGAGGCGGGTTCCAACCAGGGCACTCCTGGACGTCCCTTGCATCATGTTCatagtatttctccttcaacaGCCTCTTTTGCTAGGTCTCCGTTCGGTTCTCTCCAACACAATTCT GGTCACACTCCAAGAAGTCCAGCGACTTTCTCGACAGCAAGTCCGTCCCGCTTTGCAGCTACTGGAAATCAAGGACATCCTATTGGCCATCCCTCAATATCATTGCCAGGAATTAACTTTGTAGCCTCTTCGCCTTCCCCCGCTGCCTCCGGCGGTTCTTCCTCCGTGTTCAGGGATTATCGCCCACCCAATTCAACATAA